In Meriones unguiculatus strain TT.TT164.6M chromosome 17, Bangor_MerUng_6.1, whole genome shotgun sequence, a single window of DNA contains:
- the Zfr2 gene encoding zinc finger RNA-binding protein 2: MESFSSLALAPTTQLPEPAGGVPVGHSCSQPRASQGPTADGWPQGPVPMATAAATRQEDGHSCREKVTRNSRDTGEWPATSACRPGPSSCSPEPVSPGPQCPPRKSQAQPSAQRASQRPQAPRSPPGPAGSEPWGGPVLGPWDPSFTSDALPLPDSMPKPQAGPRPPSTHYCEICRVSCAGPQTYRDHLEGQKHRKKREAQRTGARPGGGPRGPPGLHCGLCGVSCTGADAYAAHLRGARHQKVFKLHARLGKPIPPESAPRSVAYTRGPDSTPEASARREAPARHSPHAPGRPAPAKGSTAASRKGPPEPPTARSRPGERAPSHPGLEATRGGPGDTEAVGAEYVEEVSSDEGKAPRFRCQLCECSFNDRHARDLHLSGRRHRLQYRKKVDPKLPVAARPSGPMQRVLAKRLQRQRQLALARLEDARRWSSELRQQEEHSRQSEEPPEPQVEEHTPGLPAWALPADPARPGVAATRRQPVRRPESSDDRHVMCKHASIYPTEEELQAIQTAVSHTERALRLVSDTLAEESSQQGALTPPPPRMLKGVVRVGILAKGLVLRGDHSVQLTLLCSGKPTRSLLQRVEQELPRELTIVAEDKYEVSSDCDANIVISACVEPGVKVTVSATSPLMREEPSVQQGPRDSLCDPEDVLDRERCLETLAALRHAKWFQARASGLQPCVIVIRVLLELRRCLPAWGALPAWATELLVEKVLSSAPRTLSPGGAMRRVLEYVATGALLADGPGLQDPCEKGPQDALEPMTPQQREDLTASAQRALRLVAFRQIHKVLHMEQLPPRTRFGARARKRMREASQAPEGAGDRKQGRQGTVGLP, encoded by the exons ATGGAGAGCTTCTCCAGCCTGGCCCTGGCCCCCACCACCCAGCTGCCTGAGCCTGCAGGAGGGGTCCCGGTGGGGCACAGCTGCTCCCAGCCCCGAGCCAGCCAGGGCCCCACAGCCGACGGCTGGCCCCAGGGCCCCGTCCCCATGGCCACCGCTGCGGCTACCCGCCAG GAGGATGGTCACAGCTGCCGAGAGAAGGTGACCAGGAACTCCAGGGACACAGGGGAGTGGCCAGCAACATCAGCCTGCCGACCAG GACCCAGCTCCTGCAGCCCGGAGCCGGTGTCGCCGGGACCCCAGTGTCCTCCGCGGAAGTCCCAGGCGCAGCCCTCTGCCCAGCGGGCTTCGCAGAGGCCGCAGGCGCCACGCTCGCCGCCGGGCCCGGCGGGCTCTGAGCCGTGGGGTGGCCCAGTTTTGGGGCCCTGGGACCCCAGCTTCACCAGCGACGCGCTGCCGCTCCCGGACTCGATGCCGAAGCCCCAGGCGGGCCCCAGGCCGCCCTCCACACACTACTGCGAGATATGCAGGGTCAGCTGCGCGGGGCCGCAG ACCTACCGGGACCACCTGGAGGGGCAGAAGCACCGGAAGAAGCGGGAGGCCCAGAGGACGGGCGCGCGGCCCGGCGGGGGTCCCCGGGGGCCCCCCGGCCTGCACTGCGGCCTGTGCGGCGTGTCCTGCACCGGGGCGGACGCCTATGCTGCGCACCTGAGGGGAGCCAGGCACCAGAAG GTCTTCAAGTTACACGCCAGGCTGGGGAAGCCCATCCCCCCCGAGTCCGCACCACGGAGCGTCGCCTACACCCGAGGTCCGGACAGCACCCCCGAGGCCTCAGCCAGGCGTGAGGCGCCTGCCCGTCACAGCCCGCACGCCCCAGGCCGGCCAGCACCAGCCAAGGGATCTACAGCAGCCTCGCGCAAGG GGCCGCCCGAGCCGCCGACGGCGCGCAGCCGACCCGGGGAGAGGGCGCCATCGCACCCTGGGCTGGAGGCCACCAGGGGCGGCCCGGGGGACACCGAGGCGGTGGGCGCGGAGTACGTGGAGGAG GTGAGCAGCGACGAGGGGAAGGCGCCCCGCTTCCGCTGCCAGCTCTGCGAGTGCAGCTTCAACGACCGCCACGCCCGGGACCTGCACCTGAGCGGGCGCCGGCACCGGCTGCAGTACAGG AAGAAAGTGGACCCTAAGCTTCCGGTGGCCGCCCGGCCCAGCGGCCCCATGCAGAGGGTGCTGGCCAAGAGGTTGCAGCGGCAGCGGCAGCTGGCACTGGCACGCCTGGAGGACGCTCGGCGCTGGAGCTCCGAGCTGAG gcagcaggaagagcacAGCAGACAGTCTGAGGAGCCCCCAGAGCCTCAGGTTGAGGAGCACACACCAGGGTTACCTGCCTGGGCCCTGCCGGCCGATCCTGCCAGGCCAGGGGTGGCCGCCACCCGgcgccag CCGGTGCGCCGGCCAGAGAGCAGTGACGACCGTCACGTCATGTGTAAGCACGCCTCCATCTACCCCACGGAGGAGGAGCTGCAGGCCATCCAGACCGCCGTGTCCCACACGGAGCGCGCCCTCAGGCTGGTGTCGGACACGCTGGCCGAGGAGAGCAGCCAGCAGGG CGCCCTGACGCCCCCGCCGCCTCGGATGCTCAAGGGTGTGGTGCGGGTTGGCATTCTGGCCAAGGGCCTGGTCCTGCGCGGGGACCACAGCGTGCAGCTCACGCTGCTGTGCTCCGGGAAGCCCACCCGCTCCCTGCTGCAGAGGGTCGAGCAGGAGCTGCCCCGGGAGCTGACG ATAGTGGCGGAGGACAAGTACGAGGTCTCTTCCGACTGTGACGCCAACATCGTGATCTCGGCGTGTGTGGAGCCGGGGGTGAAGGTCACCGTGTCCGCCACCTCACCGCTCATGCGGGAAGAGCCCTCTGTGCAACAAG GGCCGAGAGACTCCCTGTGTGACCCCGAGGACGTCCTGGACCGGGAGAGGTGCCTGGAGACCCTGGCAGCCCTCCGCCATGCTAAATGGTTCCAG GCTCGAGCCAGTGGCCTGCAGCCGTGCGTGATTGTCATCAGGGTCCTGCTGGAGCTGCGGCGCTGTCTGCCTGCCTGGGGGGCCCTGCCTGCCTGG gCCACGGAGCTGCTGGTGGAGAAGGTTCTGAGCAGCGCGCCCCGGACCCTGAGCCCCGGCGGCGCCATGCGGCGGGTCCTGGAGTATGTGGCCACAGGCGCGCTCCTGGCAG ATGGCCCCGGGCTACAGGACCCCTGTGAGAAAGGCCCACAGGACGCCCTGGAGCCCATGACCCCGCAGCAGCGAGAAGACCTGACGGCCAGCGCGCAG CGTGCCCTGCGGCTCGTGGCTTTCCGGCAGATTCATAAGGTCCTTCACATGGAACAGTTACCTCCACGGACCAGATTCGGGGCCCGCGCCcggaagaggatgagggaggctAGTCAGGCCCCGGAGGGCGCCGGGGACAGGAAACAGGGCCGGCAGGGCACAGTGGGGCTGCCGTGA